A part of Sulfurimonas sp. HSL-1716 genomic DNA contains:
- a CDS encoding HNH endonuclease: protein MLSSDIDRLLDQKNRLLTEIYFDLQNHFEEKYGNDTVVFMEIGTFFEVYEINNDDEQIGKAKEIAELLNIQLTKKNKSIIENSAKNPLLAGVPAVSFERYLNRLIQEQKYTVVVVKQRGKPPKISRYISQIISPGTNFDYTIDNDDNYIVSLLIDKHRDIYTVGYGAIDITTGKTWLYETHGSSEDPSYALDEVFNLLNIYKTSEVVLTFLDGVDDQRSVLNYLEIPEHYHYTVNHDIPRIDYQNELFEKVYQIQSLLSPIEHLDLERSPMISQALAILIHFVIEHDVHIIQKLDRPNIIDNRRYMYLGNNALEQLSIISKDRNEMTLLKMLDKSATAIGRRLLKERLLNPIMDKEELTRRYNLIERVNSHTRYLEEIMRGIYDMERLSRRLDLGRLHPFEMNHIYESMINIKELMNYIKKHKIQKTTFSEQEVDEFLRDISKSIDLDVSRRFTIATIDENFLMRGIDSAVDTLVDENAKMLQMFSIIMEHIQELINGVTSNGSGANVALGVLEKEGYYITLSKNRYSLIESVFKSQIIDIEGLRVSFSEFSVKKLTNNVKVTSPFLDELSDKIMRNKSKIVALVKERYTQLQAVYERRYALLFDRIIQYVADLDVAVSSSKVAQMYNHSRPMLVDVKEDENFMQIMQLRHPLIELQQRRGIYIPNDIVMGSREYMDVPYPKTVMLDVHVHDGHDINGVLLYGINSSGKSSLMKSIGIAVLMAQSGFFVSASAMKFSLFESIFTRIVSRDNLAKGLSTFAVEMVELKNIFNRASVKSLVLGDEISHGTETLSGVAIVASAIIKLAKLRSIFLFATHLHQLSTMAEIRRLKNVVDLHLSVEYDEEKDILVFNRVLQAGSGSSIYGLEFAKSLHMDGEFLDTANTIRKRLANDFDELELLVKKKTSKYNKELYVTKCVICGAMAEDVHHISQQSLSDKAGFIGHFHQDHKHNLIPLCKEHHKLIHDGKIKVNGFIMTSKGLQLEYEEMLKSPQVFASEDDEPEINIIEEKSRESKKEKKPVLDDWDF from the coding sequence ATGTTATCATCAGATATAGATAGACTTTTAGACCAGAAAAACAGACTTCTGACGGAGATATATTTCGATCTTCAAAACCATTTCGAAGAGAAATATGGAAACGATACGGTAGTTTTTATGGAGATCGGTACTTTTTTCGAAGTCTATGAAATCAATAATGATGACGAACAGATAGGAAAAGCCAAAGAGATTGCAGAACTTTTAAATATTCAACTGACGAAAAAGAACAAATCGATAATAGAAAACTCTGCAAAAAACCCTCTTTTGGCAGGAGTACCTGCAGTCTCCTTTGAGAGGTATCTAAACCGTCTTATCCAAGAGCAGAAGTATACGGTGGTCGTCGTCAAACAGCGCGGAAAACCTCCGAAGATAAGCAGATATATCTCGCAGATCATCTCTCCGGGTACGAATTTTGACTACACGATAGATAACGACGACAATTATATAGTCTCGCTTTTGATCGACAAGCACAGAGATATCTACACGGTAGGGTACGGCGCCATCGATATAACGACGGGCAAGACCTGGTTATACGAAACGCATGGGAGCAGTGAAGACCCATCTTATGCGCTTGACGAGGTTTTTAATCTTTTAAATATTTACAAAACAAGCGAAGTTGTGCTCACGTTTTTAGACGGCGTGGACGATCAGCGTTCTGTTTTAAACTATCTTGAGATCCCGGAGCATTATCACTATACCGTAAACCATGATATTCCCCGTATCGATTATCAAAACGAACTGTTTGAAAAGGTTTATCAGATCCAGTCGCTTCTCTCTCCCATAGAACATCTTGATCTTGAACGCTCCCCTATGATATCTCAGGCGCTGGCGATACTCATACATTTTGTCATCGAGCATGATGTTCATATCATCCAAAAACTCGACCGCCCAAATATCATCGACAACAGGCGTTATATGTACCTTGGAAACAATGCGTTAGAACAGCTTTCCATCATCTCAAAAGATCGAAACGAGATGACGCTTTTAAAGATGCTTGACAAAAGCGCTACGGCAATAGGGCGCCGTCTTTTAAAAGAGAGACTTTTAAATCCCATAATGGACAAAGAAGAACTAACGCGCCGTTATAATCTGATCGAGAGGGTAAACTCCCACACGCGTTATCTTGAAGAGATCATGCGCGGAATATATGATATGGAGCGCCTTTCCCGCCGTTTAGATCTGGGACGCTTGCATCCTTTTGAGATGAATCATATCTATGAGTCGATGATAAACATCAAAGAGCTGATGAACTACATTAAAAAACACAAGATTCAAAAGACGACGTTTAGCGAACAGGAAGTAGACGAGTTTTTAAGAGATATCTCCAAAAGCATCGATCTTGACGTCTCAAGACGCTTTACCATAGCGACCATTGATGAAAACTTTTTGATGCGGGGTATCGATTCTGCCGTGGACACGCTGGTGGATGAAAACGCAAAAATGCTTCAGATGTTTAGTATCATCATGGAACATATTCAGGAGCTCATAAACGGCGTTACCTCAAACGGCTCGGGTGCGAACGTGGCTCTTGGCGTTCTTGAAAAAGAGGGGTATTACATCACGCTGAGTAAAAACAGATATTCGCTGATCGAGAGTGTCTTTAAAAGCCAGATCATCGACATTGAAGGGTTGCGGGTGAGTTTTAGCGAGTTCAGCGTTAAAAAACTGACGAACAACGTCAAAGTAACCTCCCCGTTCTTGGACGAACTTTCCGATAAAATCATGCGAAACAAGAGCAAAATAGTCGCTCTCGTCAAAGAGAGATATACTCAATTGCAAGCTGTTTATGAGCGCCGTTATGCACTGCTGTTTGATCGTATTATCCAGTATGTCGCAGATCTGGACGTGGCGGTGAGCTCCTCAAAAGTCGCGCAGATGTATAACCACTCAAGGCCGATGCTCGTGGATGTCAAGGAAGATGAAAATTTTATGCAGATCATGCAGCTTCGCCATCCGCTCATCGAGCTGCAGCAGCGCCGCGGCATCTATATACCAAACGACATTGTCATGGGCAGCCGCGAATACATGGATGTACCATATCCAAAAACGGTGATGCTCGATGTGCATGTTCATGACGGGCATGATATTAACGGCGTACTTCTGTACGGCATCAATTCAAGCGGAAAATCATCGTTGATGAAGAGTATCGGTATCGCCGTTTTGATGGCTCAAAGCGGATTTTTCGTGAGTGCTTCGGCAATGAAGTTCTCACTTTTTGAGTCTATCTTTACCCGCATCGTCTCACGCGACAATCTGGCTAAAGGGCTTTCCACATTTGCCGTAGAGATGGTCGAGCTCAAAAATATATTTAACCGAGCAAGCGTGAAATCCTTGGTTTTGGGAGATGAAATATCTCACGGAACAGAAACGCTCTCAGGCGTCGCCATAGTTGCAAGCGCCATCATAAAACTGGCAAAATTAAGAAGTATCTTTTTGTTTGCGACACACCTGCATCAGCTCTCTACGATGGCAGAGATTCGCAGGCTTAAGAACGTGGTAGACCTGCATCTGAGCGTAGAGTATGACGAGGAGAAAGATATCCTCGTCTTCAACCGTGTTCTTCAAGCAGGCAGCGGAAGCAGTATATACGGGTTGGAGTTTGCAAAATCACTGCATATGGACGGAGAATTTTTAGATACCGCAAATACGATACGCAAACGTCTTGCGAATGATTTTGACGAACTTGAGCTGCTTGTCAAGAAAAAGACAAGCAAGTACAACAAAGAGCTGTATGTTACAAAGTGCGTTATCTGCGGGGCAATGGCAGAAGACGTGCATCATATCTCGCAGCAGTCACTCTCGGACAAAGCAGGATTCATCGGGCATTTCCATCAAGACCACAAGCATAACCTTATACCGCTTTGTAAGGAGCATCATAAACTCATCCATGATGGAAAGATAAAGGTCAACGGGTTTATAATGACCTCAAAAGGTCTGCAGCTTGAGTATGAAGAGATGTTGAAAAGTCCGCAGGTATTTGCAAGCGAGGACGATGAACCTGAAATAAATATCATAGAAGAAAAAAGCCGGGAGAGTAAAAAAGAGAAAAAACCTGTTTTGGATGACTGGGATTTTTAG